From the Gordonia bronchialis DSM 43247 genome, one window contains:
- a CDS encoding TerC family protein has translation MHVSPTIWIITCLVILGLFVFDFFAHVRVPHAPSLKESGAWSAVYITIALIFGGFVWWQWGGTYGGEYFAGYVTEKALSVDNLFVFVIIMAKFAVPREYQQKVLLLGIVMALVMRGAFIAVGAAAINAYSWVFYLFGAFLIFTAVKLLRESDDPVTHEEERESRLERFVKRYLRSHDQYDGDRLFTKVNGKRLATPMLMVLIVIGFTDVLFALDSIPAIYGLTQEPYLVFTANAFALMGLRQLFFLLSGLLDRLVYLSFGLSFILAFIGVKLVLHALHENTLPFINGGEHVSVPEISTPLSLGVIIGTLVITTVASLLSSKKSDAEKAASEKSGSEKSGSEESGSEKPAE, from the coding sequence ATGCATGTCTCACCGACCATCTGGATCATCACCTGCCTGGTGATCCTGGGTCTATTCGTCTTCGACTTCTTTGCCCACGTGCGTGTGCCGCACGCACCCTCGCTCAAGGAATCGGGCGCCTGGTCGGCCGTCTACATCACCATCGCGCTGATCTTCGGCGGGTTCGTGTGGTGGCAATGGGGCGGCACTTACGGCGGTGAATACTTCGCCGGCTACGTCACCGAGAAAGCGCTCTCGGTGGACAACCTGTTCGTCTTCGTCATCATCATGGCGAAATTCGCGGTGCCGCGGGAGTACCAGCAGAAGGTGTTGCTGCTGGGCATCGTGATGGCGCTGGTGATGCGCGGTGCGTTCATCGCCGTCGGCGCTGCCGCGATCAACGCCTACAGCTGGGTGTTCTATCTGTTCGGCGCATTCCTGATCTTCACCGCCGTCAAACTGCTGCGGGAGAGCGACGACCCGGTCACCCACGAGGAAGAGCGTGAGTCGCGACTCGAACGATTCGTCAAGCGCTACCTGCGCAGTCACGATCAGTACGACGGCGACCGCTTGTTCACCAAGGTCAACGGCAAGCGCTTGGCCACGCCGATGCTGATGGTGCTGATCGTCATCGGGTTCACCGACGTCCTGTTCGCGCTGGACTCGATCCCGGCGATCTACGGGCTCACGCAGGAGCCGTACCTGGTGTTCACTGCCAACGCCTTTGCGCTGATGGGTCTGCGCCAGCTGTTCTTCTTGCTCAGTGGACTACTCGACCGGCTGGTCTACCTGTCCTTCGGGCTCTCGTTCATCCTCGCGTTCATCGGTGTGAAGCTGGTTCTGCACGCACTACACGAGAACACCCTGCCGTTCATCAACGGCGGTGAGCACGTGAGCGTGCCCGAGATCAGTACGCCGCTGTCGCTCGGGGTCATCATCGGCACGTTGGTGATCACGACCGTGGCCAGCCTGCTCAGCTCCAAGAAGTCGGACGCCGAGAAGGCCGCTTCGGAGAAGTCAGGGTCGGAGAAGTCAGGGTCGGAGGAGTCGGGGTCGGAGAAGCCGGCGGAGTAG
- a CDS encoding glycosyltransferase, whose amino-acid sequence MRVAIVAGSDAGHAFPAFALAERFIAAGDEPTVYTGLRWSAAARRRGIEIAELPELVAVDTDDDADAGQKLSVRAARMARALAPVIAAAHHDLVISDVITVAGGWAAELCALPWIELSPHPLYQPSRGLPPIGSGLAVGTGLRGRCRDAVMRALSATSVRAGERQRAAARATLHLPGPGSTPDARFVATLPGLEVYRPDWPVATHLIGPLLWEPTDEVFDRPDGTGPLIVIAPSTAVTGAADMVSSALAALAPEKMGCTVRVVISALDRPDVEAAGLGASLIAGLGRQDEILTHADLAICGAGHGMLAKALVAGVPVVTVPGGGDQWELANRVARTGAGTVVRPVTPDSIREAVRTILTARRYRAAARRVADSAHDVVDPVAVARRVVHRNRPGRRVRKVGSCD is encoded by the coding sequence ATGCGGGTCGCCATCGTCGCGGGTTCGGATGCGGGACATGCCTTTCCGGCCTTCGCGTTGGCCGAGCGGTTCATCGCCGCCGGCGATGAACCAACCGTGTACACCGGTCTGCGCTGGTCTGCTGCCGCGCGGCGTCGGGGAATAGAGATCGCCGAACTGCCGGAACTGGTCGCGGTCGACACCGACGACGACGCGGACGCGGGGCAGAAGCTCTCCGTACGCGCGGCGCGCATGGCTCGTGCTCTCGCGCCGGTGATCGCCGCCGCCCATCACGATCTGGTGATCTCGGACGTGATCACCGTGGCCGGTGGCTGGGCGGCCGAGCTCTGTGCGCTGCCGTGGATCGAGTTGTCGCCGCACCCGCTGTATCAGCCGTCCCGCGGGTTGCCGCCCATCGGTTCCGGACTGGCCGTCGGAACCGGTCTCCGTGGACGCTGCCGAGATGCCGTGATGCGCGCGCTCAGCGCCACCTCGGTCCGCGCGGGTGAACGTCAGCGTGCGGCGGCGCGCGCGACGTTGCACCTGCCGGGACCGGGGTCGACGCCGGACGCACGATTCGTGGCGACGCTGCCCGGACTGGAGGTGTATCGGCCGGACTGGCCGGTCGCGACGCATCTGATCGGTCCACTGTTGTGGGAACCCACCGACGAGGTGTTCGACCGGCCGGACGGAACGGGACCGCTGATCGTCATCGCACCGTCGACCGCGGTGACCGGTGCCGCCGACATGGTGTCCTCGGCGCTGGCGGCCCTGGCTCCGGAGAAGATGGGTTGTACTGTGCGCGTGGTGATCTCGGCGTTGGACCGGCCCGATGTCGAGGCCGCCGGCCTCGGCGCGTCGCTGATCGCGGGCCTCGGTCGGCAGGACGAGATCCTCACCCACGCCGACCTCGCGATCTGCGGTGCTGGGCACGGCATGCTCGCGAAGGCGCTCGTCGCCGGGGTGCCGGTGGTGACCGTGCCCGGCGGCGGCGATCAGTGGGAGCTGGCCAACCGGGTGGCCCGGACCGGTGCGGGCACGGTGGTCCGACCGGTGACGCCCGACTCGATCCGGGAGGCGGTACGCACGATTCTGACCGCCCGCCGATACCGTGCTGCCGCGCGTCGGGTCGCCGATTCGGCACACGATGTCGTCGATCCGGTGGCGGTGGCTCGACGCGTGGTGCACCGGAATCGGCCCGGACGCCGGGTACGTAAGGTGGGATCGTGCGACTGA
- a CDS encoding YciI family protein, giving the protein MAIFAVHYTYRPEKAELRDQHRKLHREWLGEEHSAGNVLLAGPYPDGSGALILVRADDLDGAEAFLANDPFNAHRAVDAVEVKEWTNIFGPFGD; this is encoded by the coding sequence ATGGCGATCTTCGCCGTCCACTACACCTACCGGCCCGAGAAGGCGGAGCTCCGCGATCAGCATCGAAAGCTGCACCGCGAGTGGCTCGGTGAAGAACACTCCGCAGGCAACGTGCTGCTCGCCGGCCCCTATCCGGATGGTTCCGGTGCCCTGATCCTCGTCCGCGCCGACGACCTCGACGGCGCCGAGGCATTCCTGGCCAACGACCCGTTCAACGCACACCGGGCCGTCGACGCCGTCGAGGTGAAGGAGTGGACCAACATCTTCGGTCCGTTCGGCGACTAG
- a CDS encoding regulatory protein RecX, producing the protein MNDDADPGQDERSGPSAWDTALRLLGVRARSRQEMLQRLERRGFDPDTIDEVMARLENHRLLDDADFAAQWVHSRHTHSGRGRVALRHELRAKGIDETTISATLSEVDPEDEREIAANLVARKLTVAMAERAKADPAERDKIKRRLLGMLVRRGYPQSMALDVVSEALVG; encoded by the coding sequence ATGAACGACGACGCGGACCCCGGACAGGACGAGCGGTCGGGTCCCAGCGCATGGGACACCGCACTCCGCCTGCTCGGGGTTCGCGCGCGTTCCCGGCAGGAGATGCTGCAACGCCTCGAGCGCCGGGGATTCGATCCCGACACCATCGACGAGGTCATGGCGCGGCTCGAGAATCATCGGCTCCTCGACGACGCCGACTTCGCCGCGCAGTGGGTGCACTCCCGGCACACCCACTCGGGGCGGGGCCGGGTGGCGCTGCGACATGAACTGCGGGCCAAAGGCATCGACGAGACCACCATCAGTGCCACCCTGTCCGAGGTGGATCCCGAGGACGAACGCGAGATCGCGGCGAATCTCGTCGCCCGCAAGCTGACCGTCGCGATGGCGGAGCGCGCGAAGGCCGATCCGGCCGAGCGGGACAAGATCAAACGCCGGTTGCTCGGCATGCTGGTTCGTCGTGGCTATCCGCAGTCGATGGCTCTGGACGTCGTCTCGGAGGCACTGGTCGGCTGA
- a CDS encoding amino acid ABC transporter permease, translated as MSELWDSMGPQLWPAFWVTIQLTFFSAIGALIWGVILAGMKVSPVPVMRGFATAYVNIVRNTPLTLIILFCAIGLSYNLGVTFSSTLKTNNFWLAVLGFIVYTATFVCETLRSGFNTVPIGQAEAARSLGLSFTQVFGIIVLPQAIRSVIGPLGSVLIALTKNTTIASAIGVAEASLLMKTEIETYSDQLFVIFGIIAVGFMIITLTEGAIFGYLAKRLGVKR; from the coding sequence ATGAGTGAACTCTGGGACAGCATGGGGCCACAGCTGTGGCCGGCCTTCTGGGTGACCATCCAGTTGACCTTCTTCTCGGCGATCGGCGCGCTGATCTGGGGCGTCATCCTGGCCGGCATGAAGGTCTCACCGGTGCCGGTCATGCGCGGCTTCGCGACCGCCTACGTCAACATCGTGCGCAACACCCCGCTGACGCTGATCATCTTGTTCTGCGCCATCGGCCTCTCCTACAACCTGGGCGTCACGTTCTCCTCGACGCTCAAGACCAACAACTTCTGGCTCGCGGTGCTCGGCTTCATCGTCTACACCGCGACCTTCGTCTGCGAGACATTGCGGTCCGGCTTCAACACCGTGCCGATCGGGCAGGCCGAGGCCGCGCGCTCGCTGGGTCTGTCATTCACCCAGGTCTTCGGCATCATCGTGTTGCCGCAGGCCATCCGGTCGGTGATCGGCCCGCTCGGAAGCGTCCTGATCGCACTGACCAAGAACACGACGATCGCGTCGGCGATCGGTGTGGCCGAGGCATCGTTGCTCATGAAGACCGAGATCGAGACCTACTCCGATCAGCTGTTCGTGATCTTCGGCATCATCGCGGTCGGCTTCATGATCATCACACTGACCGAGGGGGCCATCTTCGGCTACCTCGCCAAGCGGCTGGGAGTGAAGCGATGA
- a CDS encoding amino acid ABC transporter permease, protein MSDTATVLYDAPGPKAQLRNRITAVVFIAIVVAIAAYVIVILAGNDQFAGEKWEPFTKWSTWSGYIFPGLFRTLAAAVVSIVLALILGAVLGIGRLSDHLWVRMIAGFFVEVFRAIPVLILMVFTWFLFALYGVVPASQLAFAAVVTGLTLYNGSVMAEILRSGINSLPKGQTEASKALGLRKSHMMRLILLPQAVTAMMPALVSQMVVALKDSALGYIIGYSEIIRSALLSSARYGNYIPALFVVAVIMILINFGLSSFATWLEKRLRVGRRKVEAVDPGDADLAASENMPFGAR, encoded by the coding sequence ATGAGCGACACGGCAACCGTCCTGTACGACGCGCCCGGCCCGAAGGCCCAGTTGCGCAACCGGATCACCGCGGTGGTGTTCATCGCGATCGTCGTCGCGATCGCCGCCTATGTGATCGTCATCCTGGCCGGCAACGATCAGTTCGCCGGCGAGAAATGGGAACCGTTCACCAAGTGGAGCACGTGGTCGGGCTATATCTTCCCGGGTCTGTTCCGGACCCTGGCCGCTGCGGTGGTCTCGATCGTGCTGGCGTTGATCCTCGGTGCGGTCCTCGGCATCGGGCGGCTGTCGGACCATCTCTGGGTCCGAATGATCGCCGGCTTCTTCGTCGAGGTCTTCCGCGCCATCCCGGTGCTGATCCTGATGGTGTTCACCTGGTTCCTGTTCGCCCTCTACGGCGTCGTGCCCGCCTCCCAGCTGGCTTTCGCGGCGGTGGTCACCGGACTCACGCTGTACAACGGCTCGGTGATGGCCGAGATCCTGCGCTCGGGCATCAACTCGCTGCCCAAGGGCCAGACCGAGGCGTCGAAAGCGTTGGGCCTGCGCAAGAGTCACATGATGCGCCTGATCCTGCTGCCGCAGGCCGTCACCGCGATGATGCCTGCGCTGGTGTCGCAGATGGTCGTCGCACTCAAGGACAGCGCGCTCGGATACATCATCGGGTACTCGGAGATCATCCGGTCCGCGCTGCTCTCGTCAGCCCGCTACGGCAATTACATTCCGGCGCTGTTCGTGGTGGCGGTCATCATGATCCTGATCAACTTCGGGCTCTCCTCCTTTGCCACCTGGCTCGAGAAGCGCCTACGGGTGGGCCGCCGCAAGGTCGAGGCAGTCGACCCCGGGGACGCGGACCTCGCGGCGTCGGAGAACATGCCGTTCGGCGCGCGCTGA
- a CDS encoding amino-acid N-acetyltransferase, which produces MPGDTVSIRRARTSDVPRIKELIDQYAGRILLEKNLVTLYESVQEFWVADLDGAVVGCGALHVLWADLGEVRTVAVDNAHAGRGIGHQLVRRLMDVARELQLSRVFVLTFETAFFARHGFTEIEGTPVTREVFEEMCRSYDTGVAEFLDLSYVKPNTLGNTRMLAYLDQT; this is translated from the coding sequence ATGCCCGGTGACACCGTCTCGATCCGCCGCGCCCGGACCTCCGACGTTCCGCGGATCAAGGAACTCATCGACCAGTACGCCGGACGCATCCTGCTCGAGAAGAACCTGGTCACGCTCTACGAGTCGGTGCAGGAGTTCTGGGTCGCCGATCTCGACGGAGCGGTGGTGGGATGCGGCGCCCTGCACGTGCTGTGGGCCGATCTCGGTGAGGTCCGCACCGTCGCCGTGGACAACGCCCACGCCGGCCGCGGGATCGGACATCAGTTGGTGCGACGCCTGATGGATGTGGCCCGCGAGTTGCAATTGTCGCGCGTCTTCGTGCTGACCTTCGAGACGGCGTTCTTCGCCCGGCACGGTTTCACCGAGATCGAGGGCACCCCGGTGACCCGCGAGGTCTTCGAGGAGATGTGCCGGTCCTACGACACCGGTGTCGCCGAGTTCCTCGACCTCAGCTACGTCAAGCCGAACACTCTCGGCAACACCCGCATGCTGGCCTACCTCGACCAGACCTGA
- the pgsA gene encoding CDP-diacylglycerol--glycerol-3-phosphate 3-phosphatidyltransferase gives MTDRMRRAVNENGIANAGRGPDHITDPVNPVPVVNIANALTVFRIMLVPVFLVALFVDDGESTAWRITAAAIFAVAALTDRYDGYVARARGLITDFGKMADPIADKALIGAALIGLSILEILPWWVTAVILAREIWVTALRFWVLRHRVIPASRGGKLKTLLQAVSIGLYLLPLDGGWQVAAGVIMALALVITVVTGVDYTWQAIKARDGGADDGTPAEGQTSTSGADDPRDTSPAENGVSLRERDRRTSEA, from the coding sequence ATGACCGATCGGATGAGACGAGCGGTCAACGAGAACGGCATCGCGAATGCCGGACGGGGCCCCGATCACATCACCGACCCGGTGAATCCGGTCCCGGTGGTCAACATCGCGAATGCGCTGACCGTCTTCCGGATCATGCTCGTCCCGGTGTTTCTGGTGGCGCTCTTCGTCGACGACGGCGAGAGCACGGCATGGCGGATAACCGCTGCGGCGATCTTCGCGGTCGCGGCGCTGACCGACCGCTATGACGGATACGTGGCTCGTGCGCGCGGCCTCATCACCGACTTCGGCAAGATGGCCGACCCGATCGCCGACAAGGCGCTCATCGGTGCCGCCCTGATCGGATTGTCGATCCTCGAGATCCTGCCGTGGTGGGTGACCGCGGTGATCCTGGCCCGGGAGATCTGGGTGACCGCACTCCGATTCTGGGTGCTTCGCCATCGCGTCATCCCGGCGAGTCGCGGCGGCAAACTGAAGACCTTGCTGCAAGCCGTGTCGATCGGTCTCTACCTGTTGCCGCTCGACGGTGGATGGCAGGTGGCCGCGGGCGTCATCATGGCGCTTGCACTCGTCATCACCGTGGTCACCGGTGTCGACTACACGTGGCAGGCGATCAAGGCGCGCGACGGCGGGGCCGATGACGGCACGCCGGCCGAGGGACAGACGAGCACGTCCGGTGCCGATGATCCGCGTGATACGTCACCGGCCGAGAACGGGGTCTCCCTGCGGGAACGTGATCGGCGTACCTCGGAGGCATGA
- the pspA gene encoding phage shock protein PspA, protein MANPFVKMWRYLMALGNAKIDENADPKIQIQQAIEDAQRQHQALSQQAASVIGNQRQLEMKLNRQLEEIEKLQANTRQALTLADQAAAAGDTQKATEYTNAAEAFAAQLVTAEQSVEDLKALHDQSLQAAAQAKKAVERNALVLQQKLAERSKLLSQLEQAKMQEQVSASLNQMSELSVPGNTPNLDQVREKIERRYANALGSAELAQNSVQGRMAEVEQAGIQMAGHSRLEQIRASMRGEALPSAGATGAVAPPVKQPAPPTAAPNTEPPQPGS, encoded by the coding sequence ATGGCGAACCCGTTCGTGAAGATGTGGCGCTACCTGATGGCCCTCGGTAACGCGAAGATCGATGAGAACGCGGACCCGAAGATCCAGATCCAGCAGGCCATCGAGGATGCGCAGCGCCAGCATCAGGCACTGAGCCAGCAGGCCGCGTCGGTGATCGGCAATCAGCGGCAGCTGGAGATGAAGCTGAACCGCCAGCTCGAGGAGATCGAGAAGCTCCAGGCCAACACGCGTCAGGCACTGACGCTCGCCGATCAGGCCGCTGCTGCCGGTGACACCCAGAAGGCCACCGAATACACCAATGCCGCCGAGGCTTTCGCCGCTCAGCTGGTCACCGCCGAGCAGAGCGTCGAGGATCTCAAGGCGCTGCACGACCAGTCGTTGCAGGCGGCCGCGCAGGCGAAGAAGGCCGTCGAACGCAATGCGCTCGTGCTGCAGCAGAAGCTCGCGGAGCGGTCCAAGCTGCTCAGCCAGCTCGAGCAGGCCAAGATGCAGGAGCAGGTCAGCGCCTCGCTCAATCAGATGAGTGAGCTCTCGGTGCCCGGGAACACGCCCAATCTCGATCAGGTCCGCGAAAAGATCGAACGTCGCTACGCCAATGCGCTCGGCTCGGCCGAACTGGCGCAGAACTCGGTGCAGGGTCGGATGGCGGAAGTCGAGCAGGCCGGTATCCAGATGGCGGGTCATTCCCGGCTCGAACAGATCCGGGCGAGTATGCGCGGGGAGGCACTGCCGTCCGCGGGTGCCACCGGCGCCGTGGCCCCGCCGGTCAAGCAGCCGGCGCCGCCGACTGCAGCACCGAACACCGAGCCCCCGCAGCCGGGTAGCTGA
- a CDS encoding glutamate ABC transporter substrate-binding protein — MTSPSASTSGINHTPIRHTRIRRLGTLGVLGLAALLIAGLVSACGSTDPRNLLDSIRNGEVVLGVKFDQPGLGLYNPENGSVDGFDAAVSTYVVNYIAKQQLRVDPPKITWRETPSARREAMIENGEVDVIAATYSINTARSKKVDFGGPYLTTYQGLLVRKDDTSIDTLTDLNKGKKLCSVSGSTSAQNVKAQLPSVQLQEYDSYSACVEGLRRGKVDALTTDEAILAGYNNFWGGEFKLVEMTYLKDACVTSSGKKTLKKAGAPFSTERYGIGLGKGDTASRNAVNSALDAMLAPGPDGTSAWTKALQGNLGASYVDMIQQRAEQNSKFSYKPDPGNLEFLDSPSTPCPADLQ, encoded by the coding sequence ATGACTTCACCCAGCGCATCGACGTCCGGCATCAACCACACACCCATCCGGCACACACGCATCCGGCGCCTGGGCACCCTCGGAGTGCTCGGCCTGGCCGCCCTGCTGATCGCCGGGCTGGTCTCGGCCTGCGGCAGCACCGACCCCCGCAACCTCCTGGATTCCATCCGTAACGGCGAGGTGGTGCTCGGGGTGAAGTTCGATCAGCCCGGGCTCGGTCTCTACAACCCCGAGAACGGCAGTGTCGACGGATTCGACGCCGCCGTCTCGACGTACGTCGTCAACTACATCGCCAAGCAGCAGCTGCGAGTCGACCCCCCGAAGATCACCTGGCGGGAGACGCCGTCGGCCCGGCGCGAGGCGATGATCGAGAACGGTGAGGTCGACGTCATCGCGGCCACCTACTCGATCAACACCGCCCGGTCGAAGAAGGTCGACTTCGGCGGACCGTACCTGACGACCTATCAGGGGCTGCTGGTCCGTAAGGACGACACCTCGATCGACACCCTCACCGACCTCAACAAGGGCAAGAAGCTGTGTTCGGTGTCCGGCTCGACCTCGGCCCAGAACGTCAAGGCCCAGCTGCCCTCTGTGCAGTTGCAGGAGTACGACTCGTATTCGGCGTGTGTGGAGGGACTGCGTCGCGGCAAGGTGGATGCCCTGACCACCGACGAGGCGATCCTGGCCGGCTACAACAACTTCTGGGGCGGCGAGTTCAAACTCGTCGAGATGACCTATCTGAAGGACGCGTGCGTCACCAGCAGCGGCAAGAAGACGCTGAAGAAGGCCGGCGCGCCGTTCTCCACCGAGCGGTACGGCATCGGCCTCGGCAAGGGCGACACCGCCTCGCGCAACGCGGTCAACTCCGCGCTCGACGCCATGCTCGCACCCGGCCCCGACGGGACGTCCGCGTGGACCAAGGCCCTGCAGGGCAACCTCGGCGCCTCCTACGTCGACATGATTCAGCAACGCGCGGAACAGAATTCGAAATTCTCGTACAAACCCGACCCGGGGAACCTGGAGTTCCTCGACTCGCCGTCCACGCCGTGCCCCGCAGATCTGCAGTGA
- a CDS encoding amino acid ABC transporter ATP-binding protein, whose amino-acid sequence MIVMKNVQKHFGSLHVLKDIDLEVQAGQVVVVLGPSGSGKSTLCRTINRLEPIDSGEIYIEGKLLPAEGKDLANLRADVGMVFQSFNLFSHKTILDNVSLAPIKVRKKSKAEANKQALALLERVGIASQKDKYPAQLSGGQQQRVAIARSLAMEPKVMLFDEPTSALDPEMVNEVLDVMVSLAKEGMTMLVVTHEMGFARKAADRIIFMADGAIVEDTDPESFFTQPRSERARDFLGKILGH is encoded by the coding sequence ATGATCGTCATGAAGAACGTGCAGAAACATTTCGGCTCGCTGCATGTCCTCAAGGACATCGATCTCGAGGTGCAGGCCGGTCAGGTCGTCGTGGTGCTCGGCCCGTCGGGGTCGGGTAAGTCCACGCTGTGCCGCACCATCAACCGGCTCGAACCGATCGACAGCGGCGAGATCTACATCGAGGGCAAGCTGTTGCCCGCCGAGGGCAAGGATCTCGCGAACCTGCGGGCCGACGTCGGGATGGTATTCCAGTCGTTCAACCTGTTCTCGCACAAGACGATTCTCGACAATGTGAGTCTGGCACCGATCAAGGTCCGCAAGAAGAGCAAGGCCGAGGCCAACAAGCAGGCGCTGGCGCTGCTCGAACGCGTCGGCATCGCCAGCCAAAAGGACAAGTACCCCGCCCAGCTCTCCGGCGGACAGCAGCAACGTGTCGCGATCGCCCGGTCATTGGCGATGGAACCCAAGGTGATGCTCTTCGACGAGCCCACCTCGGCGCTCGACCCCGAGATGGTCAACGAGGTCCTCGACGTGATGGTCTCGCTGGCCAAGGAAGGCATGACGATGCTCGTGGTCACCCACGAGATGGGTTTCGCGCGCAAAGCGGCCGATCGCATCATCTTCATGGCCGACGGCGCCATCGTGGAGGACACCGACCCCGAATCCTTCTTCACCCAGCCGCGTTCGGAACGAGCCCGCGACTTCCTCGGGAAGATCCTGGGGCACTGA
- a CDS encoding helix-turn-helix domain-containing protein, which yields MAMLLREALGDSLRRVRTDQGRTLREVSTDARVSLGYLSEVERGQKEASSELLAAICDALDVEIADLLLDAGNAMRPVELSGTGFDTPAEAEAGLSTKVVIPAPAERRDATALAAA from the coding sequence ATGGCGATGCTTCTGCGCGAGGCGCTCGGCGACAGCCTGCGTCGTGTGCGCACAGATCAGGGCCGCACGCTGCGTGAGGTCTCCACCGATGCCCGCGTCAGCCTCGGCTACCTCTCGGAGGTCGAACGTGGCCAGAAGGAGGCGTCGAGCGAACTGCTCGCGGCCATCTGCGACGCACTCGACGTGGAGATCGCCGATCTCCTCCTCGACGCCGGTAACGCCATGCGACCGGTGGAACTGAGCGGAACCGGTTTCGACACCCCGGCCGAGGCCGAGGCCGGCCTGTCGACCAAGGTGGTCATCCCGGCGCCGGCGGAACGTCGCGACGCCACCGCACTCGCGGCGGCCTGA
- the recA gene encoding recombinase RecA, protein MAPAPQDREKALDLALAQIDKNFGKGSVMRLGEETRQPIEVIPTGSIALDVALGIGGLPRGRIVEVYGPESSGKTTVALHAVANAQAQGGIAAFIDAEHALDPDYAARLGVDTDALLVSQPDTGEQALEIADMLIRSGALDILVIDSVAALVPRAEIEGEMGDSHVGLQARLMSQALRKMTSALSNSKTTAIFINQLREKIGVMFGSPETTTGGKALKFYSSVRLDVRRIETLKDGTDAVGNRTRVKVVKNKVAPPFKQAEFDILYGQGISKEGSLIDMGVAEGFIRKSGSWFTYEGDQLGQGKENARKFLLENEDVRDEIEKKIKEKLGIGAVVDADDVAPAPVEF, encoded by the coding sequence ATGGCACCCGCCCCGCAAGATCGCGAGAAGGCACTGGACCTGGCGCTCGCGCAGATCGACAAGAACTTCGGCAAGGGATCGGTGATGCGGCTCGGCGAGGAGACCCGTCAGCCGATCGAGGTCATCCCGACCGGTTCCATCGCCCTCGACGTCGCTCTCGGTATCGGCGGTCTGCCGCGTGGCCGCATCGTCGAGGTGTACGGCCCGGAATCCTCCGGTAAGACCACCGTCGCGCTGCATGCGGTGGCCAATGCCCAGGCGCAGGGCGGCATCGCCGCGTTCATCGACGCCGAGCACGCGCTGGATCCCGATTACGCCGCCCGGCTCGGCGTGGACACCGATGCACTGCTCGTCTCCCAGCCGGACACCGGTGAACAGGCGCTGGAGATCGCCGACATGCTGATCCGCTCCGGTGCGCTGGACATCCTCGTCATCGACTCGGTCGCCGCCCTCGTGCCGCGCGCCGAGATCGAGGGGGAGATGGGCGACAGCCACGTCGGTTTGCAGGCCCGCCTGATGAGCCAGGCGCTGCGCAAGATGACCTCCGCGCTGAGCAACTCCAAGACCACTGCCATCTTCATCAACCAGCTGCGCGAGAAGATCGGCGTCATGTTCGGCTCGCCGGAGACCACCACCGGCGGCAAGGCGCTGAAGTTCTATTCGTCGGTGCGACTGGATGTCCGGCGGATCGAGACCCTCAAGGACGGTACCGATGCGGTCGGTAACCGGACCCGGGTCAAGGTCGTCAAGAACAAGGTCGCCCCGCCGTTCAAGCAGGCCGAGTTCGACATCCTCTACGGCCAGGGCATCTCCAAGGAGGGTTCCCTCATCGACATGGGGGTGGCCGAGGGCTTCATCCGCAAGTCCGGTTCGTGGTTCACCTATGAGGGTGACCAGCTCGGTCAGGGCAAGGAGAACGCCCGCAAGTTCCTGCTCGAGAACGAGGACGTCCGCGACGAGATCGAGAAGAAGATCAAGGAGAAGCTCGGTATCGGCGCCGTCGTCGACGCCGACGACGTCGCCCCGGCTCCGGTCGAATTCTGA
- a CDS encoding DUF3046 domain-containing protein, which yields MRLTEFSELMTAEFGVSAADSILVDHVLTDFGGRTGAQAIDDGIDPRDVWVAICRDFDVPRERW from the coding sequence GTGCGACTGACCGAGTTCTCCGAGCTGATGACCGCGGAATTCGGGGTCTCGGCGGCGGATTCGATCCTCGTCGACCACGTGCTGACCGACTTCGGCGGGCGCACCGGAGCCCAGGCCATCGACGACGGGATCGATCCGCGGGATGTGTGGGTGGCCATCTGCCGGGACTTCGACGTCCCGCGCGAACGTTGGTGA